The sequence below is a genomic window from Syntrophorhabdus sp..
TCAACTCTCTGATGATCTCCTCTTTGACTTGGGTCATGGCAGCCTCACCTCTACGGTATACGATCCTCTGGTGCTTCAATCTACATATCTCTGTCTGAAGAGGGGTTGTTTACCGGGGCGATCTGTGCCCCCGACACTGAGAAAAATTGAGTGGGGGGAGAGCCCCCCGCTTCACGCCAGTGCGGGCACGGCGTCAGCCCAGGCATCGACCGCGGTCCGGATGGCGTCGTCCTGGTAGGACGAGAGCCGGACGGTCGTCCGGGTGAAGGTGACGTAATAGTCATCACCCGACGGGTCGTGGCACTTGAGCTGAGCGTAGTAGGTCTCACCGGGGGCGTTCCGGACGGCCTCTCCGCCCATCGCGGTCTCGAGGGCCGCATTCGCGAGAGCCTCCGCGGCGTTCGCCTCGAAGGCGGCGATCGTCGGGGACTGCAGGGAGACGTTGCCCACCCGCTTGCCCTCGCCGTCGAGGAAGTTCACCTTCGCGGTGTAGTGCTCGCGGTTCCGTATGACTGCCGCGACGGGCTGCCCGTCGGAGCCGGTATACCCGACGCACCCGAAGGGGTTGTCCTCGATGACGCTCTCGATGAGGTTGTTAAACGACGTTACGTCGGCGATCGGGACGGCGAGGTCCCGGACCGCCGTTTTGTTCACGGTCTTCTGCACGAAGTCTGCCATGGGTTTTGCTCCATGTCTGCATGCTCCCGGGAATATGACAGACGATTATAGGGTATACCCGGGAGGGGATTAGCCTGACTTTATTGGGGAGGGGGGAACGGGCTCCGATCAGGAGTTTTGCCTGAGTTTTATGCAGAAAGCAGGCAGAAGGCCCCCGATTGAGGCCGGGGGGTCAGTCACCCCATCGCATGGGTCCCGGAGAGTCAGGAGTGATCTTTATGTAGAGAAACGGTAATTACTGTTAGACTGACGAAGGTGCTGCTCGGGAGGAACTGCGATGAAATCAGATATTGAGGTTATCAAAGAGGGGGTGACAGAAATAAGGAATATGCTTGACGAGTTGATGCGCCAGCATGAAACTATCGGAATAATGAAGTTATCTGAGCGTTCCCTGCAAGAATTTCTCGAGGACGAACCAGACATCTATACCCTTGATGATGCGAAGGTCGTGTACCTGTGAAAGGAAAAATTGTCCTCATTCCATTTCCCTTTACCGATCTGACATCTTCAAAGCTTCGTCCTGCCCTCGTCCTCTATGAAGGGAGATCTGATTTCATTCTCGCGTTTATCTCTTCTCAAACCCGACCTCAAACAACTGAAGCGGAGATCCTTGTCCGGAAGGATACGCCAGGGTTTGAAGATTCGGGGTTAAAGGTGGATTCGGTGATCAGATTGGACAAAATAGCTACTGTTTTGAAGGATCTGGTCATCGCAGAACTTGGTGAGCTTGATACACACTACAGAGAAAGCGTCAACACGAAACTCTGTGCATTGTTTCAAATTTGATTTTTGAAAGGTAGAGGAGTGACCTCTGCACCTGTCGATCATGGACTTCCCGCTCCGCACGTTATGGGGGCGCGGATTTGCGTCTGATTTTCCTGATATATCCCTTACGGCCAGGCTTTTTCTCTTCGGCGTCCTACTCTCCTCCAGGGGGGTTACCAGGATGACCGAGGAGAAGACCACCCGGAAGCTCGGTTTTACGAGACGAACCGGGACGTGAAGTGGATCTGCCGGATGTTGCGGCAGATGGAGGCGCAGGACGAGGAGTTTGAGGCCCGGATCCAGGCGCTGGAGGGCTGGCGGGCGGAGAAGGCGGGCGAGGAGCGGCGGCTTTCGACGGTGAGTGCCGGGGCCGGCGGG
It includes:
- a CDS encoding type II toxin-antitoxin system PemK/MazF family toxin, producing MKGKIVLIPFPFTDLTSSKLRPALVLYEGRSDFILAFISSQTRPQTTEAEILVRKDTPGFEDSGLKVDSVIRLDKIATVLKDLVIAELGELDTHYRESVNTKLCALFQI